Proteins from a genomic interval of Neovison vison isolate M4711 chromosome 4, ASM_NN_V1, whole genome shotgun sequence:
- the LOC122905563 gene encoding LOW QUALITY PROTEIN: homeobox protein NANOG-like (The sequence of the model RefSeq protein was modified relative to this genomic sequence to represent the inferred CDS: substituted 1 base at 1 genomic stop codon), translated as MSEDPALPQCLPGPSPPGSRDSSPMPEVCRPEENYTSLQMSSAETPHAETVSPLPSSVDLLVQDSPDSSTSPKMKLPPTSAEERMGRKEDTAQGKKQIRTVFSQTQLYVLNDRFQRQKYLSPQLMQELSNILNLSYKQVKTWFQNQRMKCKRWQKNHWPKESKSVTQNSTAATEYPAFYSYHQGHLMNTSANLPIWSNQTSNNLNWSNXTWNSQSWSNHSWNGQSWSNHSWTNHTWCPQAWNSQLHSCGEESLQPQIQFQQNSVSDLESLLETSGESYSVIQHSTKYFSTQQIMDLFPNYSVNIQPEDV; from the coding sequence ATGAGTGAGGATCCCGCTCTGCCCCAATGCCTGCCTGGCCCCAGTCCACCCGGGTCTAGGGACTCTTCTCCAATGCCTGAGGTTTGCAGGCCTGAAGAAAATTACACATCCCTACAAATGTCATCTGCTGAGACGCCCCACGCGGAGACcgtctctcctcttccttcctccgtGGATCTGCTTGTTCAGGACAGCCCCGATTCCTCCACCAGTCCCAAGATGAAACTACCGCCCACTTCTGCAGAGGAGAgaatggggaggaaggaagacacaGCCCAGGGCAAGAAACAAATCAGGACCGTATTCTCTCAGACCCAACTCTATGTCCTCAATGATCGATTTCAGAGGCAGAAATACCTCAGCCCCCAGCTGATGCAAGAACTTTCCAACATTCTGAACCTTAGCTATAAGCAGGTGAAGACCTGGTTCCAGAACCAGAGAATGAAATGTAAGAGGTGGCAGAAAAACCACTGGCCAAAGGAGAGCAAGAGTGTGACTCAGAATAGCACAGCAGCCACGGAATACCCAGCCTTCTACTCCTACCACCAGGGACACCTGATGAACACTTCTGCAAACCTTCCAATATGGAGCAACCAGACCTCGAATAACCTGAATTGGAGCAACTAGACCTGGAACAGCCAATCTTGGAGCAATCACTCCTGGAACGGCCAGTCTTGGAGCAACCACTCCTGGACCAATCATACCTGGTGCCCCCAAGCTTGGAACAGCCAGCTCCACAGCTGTGGAGAGGAATCCCTGCAGCCCCAGATCCAGTTCCAGCAAAATTCTGTCAGCGATTTGGAGTCCCTCTTAGAAACTTCTGGGGAAAGCTATAGTGTAATACAGCACTCCACTAAGTATTTTAGTACCCAGCAAATCATGGATTTGTTCCCAAATTACTCTGTGAACATCCAGCCTGAAGATGTGTGA